From Miscanthus floridulus cultivar M001 chromosome 15, ASM1932011v1, whole genome shotgun sequence, the proteins below share one genomic window:
- the LOC136506779 gene encoding uncharacterized protein isoform X4, giving the protein MASDDGDKDVLLLVHQVPLDMDEGPAPRLAHLLPPLHRAPPPPPPPPFRSPPPPQAAASAEHRLSFRGWLGIPRHWEDWVAKLRPLHARLWRHLGIHDAVLASTLRFKRDASAVLHLASFWCPATATFAFPWGEATVTLQDVAVLAGFPALGAPAPAPLPPQWRPDEAALNGVRLGFNRSACKKAHHSAWVKHFLTADDNADPVFEHAAFLALWLTRFVLPGHPESTMRQAVFPIAVRLARGERVALAPAVLASIYRDLREIKAFLGAAGAATTAGDADMLSSLSVYSPLHILQLWMWDRFPALRPTKVNPLVAGDPLAARWHDLSRKLNPAQIRQALNTGYNFVWQPYVSSMEHTGWVHSSDLAGNDELTSLAHFLRPCELVGMDCIEQYLPHRVARQFGLDQDVPGDVHRANQDWAIAWQTYQLEGKNVAFFIPQSEPGITAWYAQWWRQQLLPSHIDAAASSAPVEWKPSKRKVKKTPAAMEAEAEKERRMKKARVSPTTDKKRKLEELYDTKLSDWLPTARNEISDTTSDMGSEEALLPNVGTTNDDIVLLMPRKQTTTAPVTALMDNDMTPALGERGNFMVDEPPDIPSEPEAGVPATLEEEIVKIPVVISLVIPDKAEERATAVMEEQKEATGVSDRSEEVSAPVIKEVEEKVAIEGAICVTGMNPSGNNTAIVMEADERNAVPKEFGRAAEEATEAVPQSQHEVDAGVMNNSHDAVALPEEAAPVQPTNDSAGCPVVSHIMEDSNVAGDSGKNDYENTSCDFVEEQKEIPCVEEIAGENSRMGEEERKETSHESPQLEIVECVQDIVLMETEYDVEQTIVHPAVEDVATSNSMSPAPLGVPEPENAELNKHPYLANKDAEDIPMEVAQGEEAELEQISTSAKGGAEEHEEFSEVDHMGTADAKLHLQLNSEVPEKIDEVERKEVDGTMRLTERDSDKKLGDVPEVGYTEDENIRGLVVNTSDRKPSEVSQAEPAKVEDSKDLMEEDTDKSENVPGLDCTGLEETHGDLMKEGTNNTSENVPKLENTGLEGTRGPIEDTDGRLKEIHDVNAELEKRNVHESDIDRSEGITQIDPLTQDEARWLAKEETEDNATKVQEVKYEQLRNEAPIQEDTKEKPCADSMDLSENVVDQSKEVDKLKQAEAEGCQVLMEKDMENTSDAFVLEQTEDGHRKSLIETGINSHNEITLVEQLDGQSERLKRTGTEEIHGETIEAQEKEFYKDVAEDSNNSTNDKDVVEDSNNLINTEMPCSSVTVQLREDKMEVFHEGKIEEPCVQDVELINQRDPSSDATAMEIEAVALEQDNRIIHNNMEATTVEGSHTLDSGLNSDLANVNETHAAWEIKNQEILDVDMQVAMDERQDLQAVTGNDKRNMSEDTGTSVCGEYQINSTGTEDVKSTKGLQNQECLDQKEDQVMDERVECEVTDGSGVSYEEACKLGGDGVSTSGVAVDVSDPVLNKDCNTEELQAREDKQHHGVGHANEKRILEDTSMINTGELKCDLTVMEVSMAGLREGTLNQCAASLEKSQEEAVQEKHDQGVVDENTNRGSTDIDALECEGVNPDVAMRMSHETILTTEAVYVPGSKISSENKQKEAPFEEHSITEVEDSESNESARKEPEGALPQEPGNLVKIKQESLENGTEMSIFRENDKTSGKHQTSAEFMIAPSNMDERGDNDIGWPAESAKGCERLTSDSINTVRSIKFGKPSSEEVKRTQNTRSMYLKDIKESLGRIHAEPSNRVHATSVGYHSRHAAQDPISSCKEIKVPLRDSARDFGRDRALELVVTSPQEETPRWRQEQYALQILEDVQNSRIAEKSRMEMEIRVLKAQVSSMERQGMNLDHSEVKSRSSLNQQMLHLHKPSF; this is encoded by the exons atggcctccGACGACGGGGACAaggacgtcctcctcctcgtccaccaGGTCCCCCTCGACATGGATGAGGGGCCAGCGCCCCGCCTAGCGCACCTTCTCCCCCCGCTCCACCGcgcgcctcccccgcccccgcctcccCCCTTCCGCTCGCCGCCCCCGCCGCAGGCCGCCGCATCCGCCGAGCACCGCCTCTCCTTCCGCGGCTGGCTCGGCATCCCGCGCCACTGGGAAGACTGGGTCGCCAAGCTCCGCCCGCTCCACGCCCGCCTCTGGCGCCACCTCGGCATCCACGACGCCGTCCTCGCTTCCACCCTCCGCTTCAAGCGCGACGCCTCCGCCGTCCTCCACCTCGCCTCCTTCTGGTGCCCCGCCACCGCCACCTTCGCCTTCCCCTGGGGGGAGGCCACCGTCACCCTCCAGGACGTCGCCGTCCTCGCCGGCTTCCCCGCCCTCGgcgccccggccccggccccgctCCCGCCCCAGTGGCGCCCCGACGAGGCCGCACTCAATGGCGTGCGCCTCGGCTTCAACCGCAGCGCCTGCAAGAAGGCGCACCACTCCGCCTGGGTCAAGCACTTCCTCACCGCCGACGACAACGCCGACCCCGTCTTCGAGCACGCCGCCTTCCTCGCGCTCTGGCTCACGCGCTTCGTCCTCCCGGGCCACCCGGAGTCCACCATGCGCCAGGCCGTCTTCCCCATCGCCGTCCGCCTCGCGCGCGGGGAACGCGTTGCCCTCGCCCCCGCCGTCCTCGCCTCCATCTACCGGGACCTCCGCGAGATCAAGGCCTTCCTCGGCGCCGCGGGCGCCGCCACCACCGCAGGCGACGCCGATATGCTCTCCTCCTTATCCGTCTACTCGCCCCTCCACATTCTTCAGCTCTGGATGTGGGACCGCTTCCCTGCCCTCAGGCCAACAAAGGTGAACCCACTCGTGGCGGGCGACCCGCTTGCCGCTCGGTGGCATGATCTGAGCAGGAAGCTGAACCCGGCGCAGATACGTCAGGCCCTCAACACAGGTTACAACTTTGTGTGGCAGCCTTATGTCAGCTCCATGGAGCACACTGGGTGGGTTCACAGCAGTGATCTAGCCGGGAATGATGAACTGACATCGCTCGCACATTTCTTGCGCCCCTGTGAGCTCGTGGGGATGGATTGCATTGAGCAGTACCTCCCGCACCGCGTCGCCAGACAGTTTGGACTGGACCAAGATGTGCCCGGGGATGTTCACCGTGCCAACCAGGATTGGGCGATTGCTTGGCAGACCTACCAGCTGGAGGGTAAGAATGTGGCTTTCTTCATCCCTCAGTCTGAACCTGGGATCACAGCATGGTACGCCCAATGGTGGAGGCAGCAACTTCTGCCTTCTCACATTGATGCAGCAGCATCAAGTGCTCCAGTAGAGTGGAAGCCTTCCAAGCGCAAGGTGAAAAAGACACCAGCGGCCATGGAAGCTGAGGCTGAGAAGGAGCGGAGGATGAAGAAGGCCCGTGTATCTCCTACTACTGACAAAAAGCGCAAACTTGAAGAGTTGTATGATACTAAGTTGTCAGATTGGCTCCCAACTGCGAGGAATGAGATTAGTGACACCACTAGTGACATGGGATCGGAGGAGGCCTTGTTGCCTAATGTTGGAACGACCAATGATGATATTGTGCTACTTATGCCAAGGAAGCAGACAACAACTGCACCTGTAACAGCATTGATGGATAATGACATGACCCCGGCTCTAGGAGAGAGAGGAAACTTCATGGTTGATGAGCCTCCAGACATCCCAAGTGAACCTGAAGCTGGTGTCCCTGCAACACTGGAGGAGGAAATAGTTAAAATTCCTGTGGTTATATCTCTTGTTATCCCAGATAAGGCAGAAGAAAGAGCCACTGCAGTAATGGAGGAGCAGAAGGAAGCTACTGGTGTATCTGATAGATCTGAAGAAGTTAGTGCTCCGGTCATAAAAGAAGTAGAAGAAAAGGTTGCAATAGAGGGAGCTATTTGTGTTACAGGGATGAATCCATCAGGAAACAACACAGCAATTGTAATGGAGGCAGATGAAAGAAATGCAGTTCCAAAGGAATTTGGAAGGGCTGCTGAGGAAGCAACTGAAGCTGTGCCACAGAGCCAGCATGAAGTTGATGCAGGTGTTATGAACAATTCTCATGATGCAGTGGCTTTACCTGAGGAGGCCGCTCCAGTTCAGCCTACAAATGATTCTGCTGGATGTCCTGTGGTATCTCACATAATGGAAGATAGTAATGTTGCTGGCGATTCGGgcaaaaatgattatgaaaatacatCTTGTGATTTTGTTGAGGAACAGAAGGAGATTCCTTGTGTAGAAGAGATTGCTGGAGAAAACAGTCGAATGggtgaggaagagagaaaggagacCTCCCATGAATCTCCTCAACTAGAGATAGTAGAATGTGTGCAAGACATCGTTCTTATGGAAACAGAATATGATGTTGAGCAAACGATAGTTCATCCAGCAGTGGAGGATGTAGCAACTTCCAATAGTATGAGTCCAGCTCCCCTGGGTGTTCCTGAACCAGAAAATGCAGAACTCAATAAACATCCTTATCTAGCAAATAAAGATGCCGAAGATATACCCATGGAAGTTGCACAAGGAGAAGAAGCAGAACTGGAACAAATTAGTACTTCAGCAAAGGGAGGTGCCGAGGAGCATGAGGAATTTTCTGAAGTCGATCACATGGGCACAGCAGATGCCAAGTTGCATTTACAATTGAATTCTGAGGTGCCTGAGAAAATTGATGAAGTAGAGCGTAAAGAAGTCGATGGCACTATGAGACTAACTGAGAGAGATTCTGATAAGAAGCTTGGAGATGTCCCTGAAGTTGGGTACACAGAAGATGAAAACATTAGGGGACTGGTAGTGAATACAAGTGATAGGAAACCTTCAGAAGTCTCCCAAGCCGAGCCTGCAAAAGTGGAAGATTCTAAGGATTTGATGGAAGAGGATACAGACAAATCTGAAAATGTTCCTGGATTAGACTGTACAGGATTGGAGGAAACTCATGGAGATTTAATGAAAGAGGGTACAAATAATACGTCTGAGAATGTTCCCAAATTAGAAAATACAGGATTGGAAGGAACTCGTGGGCCAATAGAGGATACTGATGGTAGACTCAAGGAAATTCATGATGTCAATGCAGAACTGGAAAAACGCAATGTGCATGAGAGTGATATTGATAGATCCGAGGGCATAACGCAAATAGATCCACTAACACAGGATGAAGCTAGGTGGCTGGCGAAGGAAGAAACTGAAGATAATGCTACAAAAGTTCAAGAAGTAAAGTATGAACAATTAAGAAATGAGGCACCGATTCAGGAGGATACCAAGGAAAAGCCCTGTGCTGATAGCATGGATCTATCAGAGAATGTTGTAGATCAGTCCAAAGAGGTTGATAAATTGAAACAAGCAGAAGCAGAGGGTTGCCAGGTGTTAATGGAGAAAGACATGGAGAATACCAGTGATGCTTTTGTACTAGAACAGACAGAAGATGGACACAGAAAATCATTGATAGAGACAGGTATAAATAGCCATAATGAAATTACTCTAGTCGAGCAGTTGGATGGACAAAGCGAGAGACTTAAGAGGACAGGTACTGAGGAAATTCATGGAGAAACCATTGAAGCACAAGAAAAGGAGTTTTATAAGGATGTGGCAGAAGATTCAAATAACTCAACCAATGATAAGGATGTGGTAGAAGATTCAAATAATTTAATCAATACTGAGATGCCATGTAGTTCAGTTACTGTGCAGTTAAGAGAAGATAAGATGGAAGTTTTTCATGAAGGCAAGATTGAGGAGCCATGTGTTCAGGATGTTGAACTGATTAATCAGAGGGATCCATCATCTGATGCAACTGCTATGGAGATTGAG GCAGTGGCTCTAGAACAGGACAACAGAATCATACACAACAACATGGAGGCAACAACAGTGGAAGGCAGCCACACGCTGGATAGTGGACTAAATTCTGATCTAGCCAATGTTAATGAAACTCATGCTGCATGGGAAATTAAAAACCAGGAAATTTTGGACGTGGACATG CAAGTAGCAATGGATGAAAGACAAGATCTACAAGCGGTAACTGGAAATGACAAAAGGAATATGTCAGAAGATACAGGTACGAGTGTTTGTGGTGAATATCAAATTAACTCAACTGGTACGGAGGATGTCAAGTCTACCAAAGGATTACAGAACCAAGAATGTTTGGACCAGAAAGAA GACCAGGTAATGGATGAAAGAGTGGAGTGTGAAGTAACAGATGGAAGTGGAGTATCCTATGAAGAGGCCTGTAAGCTTGGTGGTGATGGAGTGAGTACCTCTGGAGTTGCAGTGGATGTTAGTGATCCAGTGCTAAACAAGGACTGCAACACAGAGGAG TTGCAGGCAAGGGAGGATAAGCAGCACCATGGAGTTGGACATGCGAATGAGAAGAGGATTTTGGAAGACACTAGTATGATTAATACTGGTGAATTGAAATGTGATTTGACTGTTATGGAGGTTAGCATGGCTGGGTTAAGAGAGGGAACACTCAACCAGTGTGCTGCAAGTTTGGAGAAG TCACAGGAAGAGGCAGTGCAGGAGAAGCATGATCAGGGAGTGGTAGATGAAAACACAAACAGAGGTTCAACTGACATTGATGCACTTGAATGTGAAGGAGTGAATCCTGATGTGGCCATGAGAATGTCTCATGAAACTATTCTTACAACAGAAGCTGTCTATGTACCTGGGTCTAAAATTTCGTCTGAGAACAAGCAAAAGGAAGCACCCTTTGAAGAACACTCTATAACAGAAGTCGAAGATTCTGAATCAAACGAATCTGCAAGAAAGGAGCCTGAAGGAGCTCTTCCACAAGAGCCTGGAAACCTGGTAAAAATTAAGCAAGAAAGTTTGGAGAATGGAACCGAGATGTCCATTTTTAGGGAGAATGACAAAACTTCTGGAAAACATCAGACCTCAGCAGAGTTTATGATTGCTCCTTCAAATATGGATGAACGGGGTGATAATGATATTGGATGGCCTGCTGAATCAGCAAAAGGCTGCGAAAGGTTAACTTCTGATTCAATAAACACAGTTCGCTCCATCAAATTTGGCAAGCCAAGTAGTGAAGAGGTTAAGAGAACACAGAACACCAGGTCTATGTATCTAAAAGATATCAAGGAATCATTGGGTAGAATTCATGCTGAACCATCAAACAGGGTACATGCAACCAGTGTTGGGTATCACTCTCGGCACGCAGCTCAGGATCCAATTTCATCTTGCAAGGAGATCAAAGTGCCTTTGCGAGACAGTGCAAGGGATTTTGGAAGGGACCGTGCACTAGAGTTAGTGGTTACAAGTCCACAAGAAGAGACTCCTCGATGGAGGCAAGAACAATATGCACTTCAAATTTTAGAAGATGTTCAAAATTCTCGAATTGCTGAGAAATCTAGGATGGAAATGGAGATCAGAGTACTCAAGGCACAAGTTAGTAGCATGGAGAGACAAGGGATGAACTTGGATCACTCTGAGGTGAAGTCCAGATCtagtttgaaccaacaaatgctACATTTGCACAAACCATCCTTCTAA